The following coding sequences lie in one Arachis stenosperma cultivar V10309 chromosome 5, arast.V10309.gnm1.PFL2, whole genome shotgun sequence genomic window:
- the LOC130979755 gene encoding vesicle transport protein GOT1-like produces MVSFEMNDRKKIGLGLTGFGIFFSFLGVVFFFDKGLLAMGNILFVSGVSLTIGLKSTMQFFMKRSNFKGTISFGIGFLILIMGWPILGMIIEAYGFIVLFSGFWPTLAVFLQKIPILGWLFQQPYVRSLFDRYRGRRVPI; encoded by the exons ATGGTTTCCTTTGAGATGAATGATCGCAAGA AGATTGGATTAGGGTTAACTGGATTTGGTATATTTTTCTCATTCCTTGGGGTAGTCTTCTTCTTCGATAAGGGATTACTAGCCATGGGAAAC ATCCTGTTTGTTTCTGGAGTGTCCTTAACCATCGGCCTGAAATCCACTATGCAATTCTTTATGAAACGAAGTAATTTCAAG GGAACAATCTCATTTGGTATTGGATTCTTGATCCTCATAATGGGATGGCCTATTTTGGGCATGATCATTGAGGCTTATGGATTCATCGTACTATTCAG TGGTTTCTGGCCTACACTGGCTGTTTTCTTACAGAAGATTCCCATTCTTGGTTGGTTGTTTCAACAGCCATATGTTCGATCG